The Kwoniella dendrophila CBS 6074 chromosome 3, complete sequence genome contains a region encoding:
- a CDS encoding septum formation protein Maf produces the protein MGKASSKTSARPSPVGPKALPLPIFQKLKDKRVVLASASPRRKEIFAASDFHPEIIPSTFAEDLPHSRFQGRLADYPIATGAEKAMEVYERLVKQDEFDPPDLVISADTVVIFPPEKDTVEGGESHGEISEVLEKPINKHEQLRSLSSMAGRQCEVITGVSIVYPTVEAPGFKVQSISSSTLVQFYDNSTETIQAYVESEEGIDRAGGFAIQGLGGILIEKIDGDYNNCVGFPSSAFWRWISELDADGTFDEAWSA, from the exons ATGGGAAAAGCATCTTCAAAAACATCTGCTCGACCCTCACCGGTTGGTCCAAAAgcattacctttacctatatttcaaaagttgaaagataaaagagTTGTTCTAGCTTCGGCTAGTCCAAGGAGGAAAGAGATCTTTGCCGCTTCA GATTTTCACCCAGAAATAATTCCATCAACATTCGCTGAAGATTTACCACATTCAAGATTTCAAGGTAGATTAGCTGATTATCCAATTGCTACTGGGGCTGAAAAG GCAATGGAAGTTTACGAAAGATTGGTTAAACaggatgaatttgatccacCTGATTTAGTTATTTCAG CCGATACTGTGGTGATATTCCCACCTGAGAAGGATACAGTAGAAGGAGGTGAATCTCACGGAGAGATATCTGAAGTACTGGAAAAACCAATAAATAAACATGAACAA CTGCGAAGTTTATCTTCTATGGCCGGACGACAATGTGAAGTGATCACTGGTGTTTCTATAG TGTATCCCACAGTTGAAGCACCGGGTTTCAAAGTACA gtcaatatcttcttcaacccTAGTTCAATTTTATGACAATTCT ACGGAGACTATTCAAGCTTACGTggaatctgaagaaggtatcgATAGAGCAGGTGGTTTTGCAATTCAG GGATTAGGCGGTATACTGATAGAGAAAATAGATGGTGATTATAATAACTGTGTAGG ATTCccatcatcagcattttGGAGGTGGATATCTGAATTAGATGCTGATGGCACATTCGACGAAGCTTGGTCAGCATGA